A region from the Drosophila bipectinata strain 14024-0381.07 chromosome 3R, DbipHiC1v2, whole genome shotgun sequence genome encodes:
- the LOC108128629 gene encoding uncharacterized protein, whose product MRSYLCQMRPVLFVFYFVEILINMFLMYYHLTGFIYMNLNFLPLADELSHYFYLTCFYVFTVLTMFASVNLCTGHRTSILEEVLRPMVGFVVYTFCSLLTLADAESGFYIMYSRKTEQNLNLPEAPLHPYLKLMRGQAVATLVCSVVYLLHGLIALDVLLSNEDSDSERDTSSDPSDDILAETNYVPVHLCVLGGTFQEWLENFEWFRDFTSHRNPTV is encoded by the coding sequence ATGAGGAGCTACCTCTGCCAAATGCGACCGGTTTTGTTCGTCTTTTATTTCGTGGAGATCTTGATCAATATGTTCCTGATGTATTACCACCTTACTGGGTTTATATATATGAACCTGAACTTTCTGCCGCTGGCCGATGAGCTTAGCCACTACTTCTACCTGACTTGCTTCTATGTCTTCACCGTTCTGACCATGTTCGCCAGCGTGAACCTGTGCACCGGGCATAGGACTAGCATCCTGGAGGAAGTGCTCCGGCCCATGGTGGGGTTCGTCGTTTACACGTTCTGTTCCCTGCTGACACTGGCTGATGCTGAATCCGGATTTTACATAATGTACTCCCGCAAGACCGAGCAGAATCTTAATTTGCCAGAAGCGCCACTGCATCCGTATCTGAAGCTCATGCGAGGCCAGGCGGTGGCCACCTTGGTCTGCAGCGTAGTGTACTTACTCCATGGTCTTATCGCCTTGGATGTCCTGCTGTCGAATGAGGATTCCGATAGCGAACGAGACACTTCCTCCGATCCTTCGGACGATATTCTAGCCGAGACGAACTATGTGCCAGTGCACCTGTGTGTCCTTGGTGGAACTTTTCAGGAGTGGCTTGAGAACTTTGAGTGGTTTCGGGACTTTACCAGCCATAGGAATCCCACAGTTTAA